The bacterium genome segment AACTCGCCGTACACGAGAGGGCGATCCGGTTCGAGAGGAGGCAGATCCTTCTCCGCGTTGTAGACGTGGTAGTCGCGGATGGCGCCAGTGCCGGAATCCGTCCAGCCGCTCGGCCCATCGACCAGCCGGGTCGGATCCCGGCGCGCCACATGAGCGAGAATCGTGTCGGTGTCGTGCTGGCCCCAGGCTTCATTGAATGGGACCCAGACGACGATGCATGCGAACGGGGCGAGCGCATCGAGCATGGCGTCGAGTTCACGTCGGTAGGTCGCGGCCACGTCGGCCGGCCGCGTGAAATCGAAGGGCACCTGCTCCGGCCGCTGGCCCTTGCCGAGCTCGCTCAGGAACCAACGCAGATCGAACGGCAAGTTGGGCATATCCTGCCAGACGAGAACACCCAGCCGATCCGCGTGCCAGTACCAACGAGCCGGCTCGACCTTCACGTGCTTGCGGATCGTGTTGAAGCCCATCTCCCTGGTCGCTTCGATGTCGAATGCCAAGGCTTCATCCGTCGGTGCGGTGTACAAACCATCCGGCCACCAGCCCTGGTCGAGTGGCCCCAGGTGGAAGATCGGCTCTCCGTTCAGATGCAAGCGCCAGAACCCGTTCTCATCGCGACCTGTCCCGACCTCACGGGCGCCGAAGTAGCTCTGCACCTGATCGATCCGTGTGTCGCCTTGTACCAGATGGACCTCGAGATCGTGAAGGAACGGATCCTCCGGCGACCAGCGACGAAGCCCGGGAAGTGGAAGCTCGACGCTCGCCTCTCCGTCCACGACGGAAGTCATCGTCCGCGCGAGGGGTTTGGCGGCTGCACGAACCACGATCTCGACCTGAGACCCCGTCTCGATGCGTGATGTGCGCACTCGCACCGTTACCACATCGGGGTCCAACTTCGTCTCCGCAACGACCCGCTCTATGCACAGGTCGGGAACCGGCTCGAGCCACACCGTCTGCCAGATTCCGGAAACCGCCGTGTACTGGATCCCAAAGGGCTCCCGGATCTGTTTGCCAAGCGGCTGCGTCCCCGCATCCGTCGGATCCCAGATGGCAACCTGCAACTCCTGTTCGTCGGCGTCGGCGAGTGCATCGGTGATATCGAAATGGAAAGGATCGAAACCACCCCGGTGCAGCCCGACCTGTTGGCCGTTGCACCAGACTTCCGCTTCCCAATCGACGGCACCGAAATGCAGACGCAGCCGTTCGTGCTCGCCGAGCGCTGGAGCCACGAAGCTGCGCCGAAGCCAGATGCGCTCATCGGGCCCAACCGGTTGCGAGATCCCACTAAGCAAGGACCCGATCGGGAACGGAACCAGGACCTCCTGGTCGAAAGAGGCCGGTGCGGGCGCTTCACGCGGCTGAATCGCGAGCTTCCAGCGGCCGTTCAGATTGGTCCAGCGCTTCCGCCGTAGCTGGGGGCGCGGGTACTCCGGCAGGGGCAGGTCTGGATCGACATCACCCGTCCATCGCGTGCAAAGAGGCTTCATCGGCCGGGGGAGTGTAGGCCAGCAGCCGGCCGGCTTCCCGGAACGCGTGCATCGAAGACAGGACCCGGAAGCGAACCCGAGCCGGGTTCGGATGGCATCAATGCTTGGCGATCCACTCCAGCATCAACCGGTTCACCTCGTCGGGCTTCTCTTGGTGTACGAAATGGCCTGCGCCCTGAACGCGTTCCATCCGATAGCCCTCGGGAAAAGCAGACGCGTCCACACAATCGAAGATGCGCGTATCCATGCAGCCGTCGATCTCCCCGGTAATGGCCAGGGTGGGCACACCGCAAGCCAGGAAGCCCAACCGGCGGACTTCCCGGGAATCCGCGAGAAACGGATTCAACATGGCCCGGTAGTAGGCGAGTGCACTCCACACCACGCCGGGCTCCCGAAAGCTGCGTTTCAGTGCGGCCATGTCCTCCGGATCCCATTCCCAACCGGGCGACCAACTGCGCCACAAGCCCTCGATGAACGCGAAATCCCGGCGCTGGACCACCCGATCCGCCAGGCCGCGCAGCTGGAAGAAGAGCATGTAGGAAGAGTTGCGAAGCTGGACCGGGTAACGGCGAATGCCTTCCTGCACCGCGTTCAGGGGAGGAACGGCGATCATCGTGGCGCTTCGGAAGAGAGAGGGCTCGAGCGCACAGGCCAGATAGGTGACGACAGCGCCCCAATCGTGTCCCACCAGATGGATCGGTTCGCCCGCGCCAAGCTCCCGCGCCCATGCGACGAGATCTCCAGCAACCCGGAGCGGATGAAAATCCGCCACGTGGCGCCGGCCCTGGGAGGAGGGTTCGTAGCCACGCAACATCGGCGCGACGGCTCGGTAGCCGGCTCCTGCGAGTGCGGGCAGCTGGTGGCGGAAGCTCTGGAAGTGATCGGGAAAGCCGTGAACGCACAGCACCGCCGGGCCCTCCCCTTCCGTGAGTGCGGAAAAGACCCGGTTTCCGTGGCGAAGCTCGATCACCCCCCAACGCTAGCCGAATGCTACGACCGCGAGATCGGGGATTCGGCCACCGCAGCATCGATCAATTTCGATACGCAACTTACTGCGTAACTAGCTGTTATTGAACATAGACTCAGTTCGTTCAGTTCTCACCCAAGAATGCCTTGACCCTGCAAAGGGTGGCTGAACGGCTCGACGTCACGCCCGCGGGCCCACGCCTGCACAGGAGAACACATGAGCCAGCACGATCTCGTCATCAGGGGAGGTACCATCGTCAATGGAACCGGCAGCAAGCCGTTCGACGGGGACGTGGCGATCGAAAACGGACGCATCGCCGCCGTCGGTTCGAACGTGGGCGTAGGCTCTACCAAGGAGCGAAGGGCTACCGGGCAACGATCGTCTCAGGAGAGGTGATCTTCGAAAACGGCGAAGCCACGGGCCTGCTGCCGGGGCGTTTGATCCGAGGCGAGCAGCCCGGGGTGTAGCGAGAGGTCTGGATGGCTCCGCATTGGCCCGAGAACAGCCTCGGCGAATTCACCGCGCGCCGTCGACCTGCACGCCACTGAAGGGATTGGACTAGCATGCCTGTCTACATGGTGCTCGAGATTGTCGTGAAGGACCCCTCGATGTACGCAAGGTACGTCGAGCAGGCACCCGCTGTCATCGAGAGCTACGGCGGCCGATACCTGGCTCGAGGTGGACACATCACCTCGTTGGAAGGGGGCTGGAGACCGGAAAGGATCGTGATTCTCGAGTTCCCGAGCATCGAAAGGCTCGAGGCTTGGAATCGGTCCCCGGAGTATCGGAAACTCGCACAGCTCCGCGCAGAAGCGACAGACAGCCGAGCTTTCGTGGTCGAGGGCTACGAACCTTCATAGCCCGGCGTCCATCTCTCGGCGCAACGACCGGCTGACTGACACTCGGGCGCAGCAGCCCATGATACACTTCCGCGAGATTCAGCGTTTCGCGTTCGTTTGGCAGGTCGCCGACAGCCGCTGAACGCCGTTCCACCCGGTGGCCAGGTCAGCGACTTGTCGCACTTCGAGTACGTCACAGTATTCCTTTCGATCTTGTTGGCCCTGGCGGCTGCGGACGTGCTCGCGGGCCTGGGACGTCTCATTCGAGAGCGAGAGCATGTTCGGATCTACTGGGTCCATGTCGCGTGGATGCTCCTCCTGATCCTTGCGGTCACCCAGTCCTGGTGGGCCATCTGGAATGTAAGGGTTCACGAACTCACGAATTTCTTCGAGTTCCTGCTGCTCGTCTTGCCGCGATTGATCTGGGTCCTGGTCGCATTCCTGCTCTCGCCGCCGATTGCCCCGGGCGAAGCCTTCGACCTGCGCGAATACTACTTCCGACATATTCGATGGGTGGCAGCGCTGGCCGCGTTCGGCTTGTTGGGGATCGCCACTTCTCGGGCCGTCCTTGGCGTCGAGCCGCTTCTCAGTCCGGTCAACGGCATTCGCATCATCGCGATAGGGATCCTCGCTTCCATGGGATCCTCCAAGAATCCCAGGCTTCATGAATCGGCCGCGATCGGGATTGGCATCCTCTTGCTTGTTGCGGTTGTCGGTGTCTTTCTGCAACGAACCTAGGCACCCTGCTCATCGCCTGGGCCCAAGCGCGACGATAGACAGAATCGAGGACACCTTGAACCAATCTGAAGAAGCCTTGAGTTTCTACCTGGCATGCCCTCTCCGGCAAACTCCAGCATGAGCGACTCCCATGCCTCATTTTCTGGATCGATCCCGGCCGTCTATGACACTTGTCTGGGACCTCTCCTCTTCGAGTTCTCCGCTGCCGACATGGCCGGGCGCGTGTCCAATGCAATTGGTCATGGGCGCATCCTCGAAGTCGCGTGCGGTACCGGCATTGGAACGGAGTTTCTCCGCAATGCGCTCCCGGGGAACGTCGAGATCGTGGCGACGGACCTCAACCCTGGCATGCTCGAGTACGCGGAGACGCATCGGGGTGCACTTCCAGGGGTGCGCTACGAATTGGCCGATGCCCTCTCGCTGCCTTTCGAGGACCAGACGTTCGACGGAGTCGTTTGTCAGTTCGGCATCATGTTCTTTCCTGACATCGCCAAGGGATTGTCGGAGATGTCTCGCGCCCTTCGCCCCGGTGGCTTCCTCGGGTGCAACGTCTGGGATTCGCTCGAGGTGAATCGGGTCGCTGGAATCGCCCACGAGACCATCACGCGCTACTTCGCCTCGGAACCGCCTGGCTTTCTCGAGGTCCCGTTTGGCTCCTGTCCTCTGGACTCCACCCTCGAGCTCTTCAAAGCTCAGGGTTTCGAGAGAATGCAGGCCCATGTCGTGGACGCGACCATTGAAAGGCCGTCCTCCGAGGAGGTCGCCCGGGGATTCGTCGAAGGCAACCCTGGCATTCTGGAGATCCGCGAGCGGGCGACCGCTTCGCCAGAGAAGATCATCCAGGCCCTCGCCGAGGAACTGGAGCAGAACTTCGGCCCGGCGCCTCTCCGCATCCCCTTGCGTGAGTTCGTCTTCACGGGCAACGCGCCAGGATAGGGGCAGCGACCCTCCTGCATCCATATTCGGTATCGAAGCCTGCTACGGGGCGACGATTTCGGGTCTATGCGAGGATCTCGGGGTGCCCTGGAGGACCCGATGAATCTCGAAGATCTCGACCGCGCCCATCTGATCCATCCCATCACCGAGCTCCGCTCCCACGAGGAGAAGGGCCCGAAGATCGTCGTCGGAGGCAAGGGCATCCGCATCCGTCTCGCGGATGGCCGCTCGCTGATCGATGGCCTGTCTGGGTTGTGGAACATGAACGTGGGCCACGGCCGGACGGAGATCGGCGACGCCGTTGCGAAGCAGATGCACGAAGTCGCCTACTATCCGGGCTTCTGGGACTACGCAACCGAGCCTGCCATCCGTTTGGCCGAACGGCTGACGAAACGCATGCCCGCCGGCAGCGAACTGGACCACTTCCTGTTCACCAGCGGCGGCTCGGATGCCAACGAAACGAATTTTCGGATCGCAAGGCTCTTTCACGCGGTACGAGGCGAGCCCGGCCGTCGCAAGATTCTCTCCCGCGCCCACTCCTACCATGGGATCACCCGTGCGGCGGGAAGCGCCACCCGGCTGCCGGCCTATCACATCTTCGAAGAACCGGACCCGCTTCACATCCAGGTGCCGGCTCCCTACTGCTTCCGCTGCGAACTGGGCAAGGAGCTTCCCGGCTGCGAGATCGCCTGCGCCGACGCCATCGAGGAGGCGATCGAACGGGAAGGCGCCGAGACGATCGCGGCCATCATCGCCGAACCCGTGATGGGAACAGGCGGTGTGATCCCGCCCGCGGACGACTATTTCCCCCGGCTCCGCGAGATCTGCGACCGCCACGGCGTACTGCTGATCCTCGACGAGGTGATCACGGGCTTCGGTCGCACCGGGAACTGGTTCGGCATGGAGCCCTTCAACGCGAAGCCGGATCTGGTGAGCTTCGCAAAGGGCATCACCAGCGGATATCTCCCCCTCGGTGCGGCGGGCATCACCAGCCGGGTATACGAGACGCTTCGCGACGAATCACCCAAAGGCCTGCCTTTCATGGTCGGCCTCACCTACAACAACCACGCAGCCTGTTGCACCGCCGCCCATGCCAACCTCGACATCCTCGAGCGCGAGGGACTCATCGAGAACAGTGCCGAGGTCGGCGGCTACCTCCTCGGACGTCTACGGGACACCATGGGAACCCATCCCCTCGTGGGCGAGATCCGCGGAATCGGAATGTTCACGGCCATCGAGTGGGCCCGGCCTGGAACGAAGGAGCCAGCCGGCGAAACGCCCATGGCGTTCCCGGCCGCGATCGCAAGCCGCGCGATGGAAAAGGGCTTGATCATGAGGGCCCTGTGGGAGTGCACGGCCCTCTCGCCGCCGCTGTGCACGACCCGCGAGGAAATCGACGAAATCATCGACATCCTGGTGGCCTCGGTAGACGAAGTCTCTCCGTGAGCGAAGCGCGGTTTCCATATCTGGAGATCAGCCCGTGGGTGGAAACGCCTGAGGACCTGCAATCCCCGCTCTCGGAAAGCCTGCGCTGCGATGTGGTCGTGATCGGAGGTGGATACACGGGGCTCTCCACTGCACTGGCGCTCCGCGAGCAGGGGGCTTCGGTGGCCGTTCTCGAGCAGGAGTTCGCGGGTTCGGGCGCCAGCGGACGCAACGCCGGCCACCTCACTCCGACGATCGGAAAGGACATCCCCACCCTGCTGCGCCTGTTCGGCCGTGAGCGGGCTTCGCGCCTCGTGCGTTTTGCCGATGATGCCGTCCGCTTCACCGAAGAGACGATTCGCAAGCACGGCATCGATTGCGACTACGCAGCGTCCGGGAACATCATGGCGGGCGTGCATCCGAAGCATGGGCCCCGCCTCGAAAGAGCTGCCGACACCGCCCGCGAACTCGGTGCCCACGTCCGGTACCTGCCCGAGAGCGAAATGAACGAGCGCGGCCTGCCGGACGTCTTTTGCTGCGGTGTGTTGGAAGAGTGCGGTGGTACCTTTCACCCGGGCCGCTATGTGATGGGCTTGCGCCGAGCGGCTCTCGCTGCGGGTGTTCGACTGTACGAGCGCTCACCGTTGCGTGAGCTCGTGCACGGCGCGCCGCTCACCGCCTACTCCGGCGACGGCGAGATCGTGGCCGACCACGCGGTGCTCGCCACCAACGCCTATACGCCCTCGACGGGATTGAAGAAGCGCCTCGTCACACCCCTCCGGGTTTCGCTCTTCGAAACCGCGCCGCTCGACCCGGTGCAGCGCGAAGCCCTCGGCTGGGCCGGGCGCGAAGGCATCTACACCTCCCACGAGACCCTCGAGAGCTACCACTTCACGAAGGCCGGAACGATCGTCGGTGGCTCCAAGACGATCCGTTATGCCTGGGGGCGCGGCCTTGCCGACGGCTATCAGCCGGCCATGTTCCGCACGATCGAAGACGCCATGCGCGAACGCTTCCCCCAGCTGGGCGCGCTCCCCATTCGCCACTTCTGGGGCGGCTGGATCGGCCTGAACCTGGATTTCCTGCCCGCCCTCGGCACCACCGGTTCTCACCGCAACATCCACTACGGCCTTGGTTATGCGGGTCACGGCGTTGCCCAGGCTACGCTGATGGGCCCGCTCCTGGCAGAGCAGATCGCGGGGCGGGCGCATCCCGCCGCGGAAGCCCTGCTGCGCCGGGAGCCGCCCGGGCTTCCGGAGCCCCTGATGTGGCTGGGCGTGAAGCTCCTGACCGGGGTCTTCGACCTGATGGACCACCGAACGGACCGGCAGGTTCGCAACGCGAGGCGCGCGTAGCCCCAAGAGACAGCCCCCACCAGGATTTCCGGGGCCGACCCGGTCGTTCTGGTCTGGCCGCGCCCAGCGTGGCACCATCGCACCGACCTCCGATCCATCGCATCAAACTCCCATGAAGGGGGCATCCCATGCAGCAACTCTCCGGTCTCGACAACAGTTTCCTGGTGACGGAAGTGGGCGGGATGCTCGGCCACGTCGGCTCCCTCAGCTTCTTCGATATCAGCGGACTCGGCGGACGCAGCTTCAAGGACGCGCTTCGCGCCACGCTGGAAGATCGACTCCACCTGCTCGGCCCCTACCGTCGACGCCTGGTGGAGGTGCCCCTCGAACTCGACCGTCCGTTCTGGATCGAAGATCCGGATTTCGACCTCGACTTTCACCTCCGACATATCGCCGTGCCGCCGCCGGGCGACGATCAGCAGATCTCCGAACTCGTATCGCGCATCCACGCCCGAGCCCTCGACCGCTCGAAGCCCTTGTGGGAGGCCTATGTGATCGAGGGCCTCGCCGACGATCGCGTCGCCCTCTACACGAAGATCCATCACTGCACGATCGATGGGGTTTCCGGTGCCCAGATGAGCCAGGTACTGCTCGATCGCGATCCTGCCGGCGATGTCGTGCCGGCACCCGACGAGCCCTGGAAGGCCGACACGATTCCGGGAACCGGCGAAATGATGGCCCGGGGCATGATGGGGTTGATCTCCCAACCAGGACGGCTCGCGCGAACCAGCTACCGGACGGCCCGCGGTTTGTGGGAGAGCAACGAGGCCCTCGGTGCGGCCGCTCGCACACTCGGGCTCGACAAGATTCCGCTCGCGGG includes the following:
- a CDS encoding beta-galactosidase, with amino-acid sequence MRTRLGFASGSCLRCTRSGKPAGCWPTLPRPMKPLCTRWTGDVDPDLPLPEYPRPQLRRKRWTNLNGRWKLAIQPREAPAPASFDQEVLVPFPIGSLLSGISQPVGPDERIWLRRSFVAPALGEHERLRLHFGAVDWEAEVWCNGQQVGLHRGGFDPFHFDITDALADADEQELQVAIWDPTDAGTQPLGKQIREPFGIQYTAVSGIWQTVWLEPVPDLCIERVVAETKLDPDVVTVRVRTSRIETGSQVEIVVRAAAKPLARTMTSVVDGEASVELPLPGLRRWSPEDPFLHDLEVHLVQGDTRIDQVQSYFGAREVGTGRDENGFWRLHLNGEPIFHLGPLDQGWWPDGLYTAPTDEALAFDIEATREMGFNTIRKHVKVEPARWYWHADRLGVLVWQDMPNLPFDLRWFLSELGKGQRPEQVPFDFTRPADVAATYRRELDAMLDALAPFACIVVWVPFNEAWGQHDTDTILAHVARRDPTRLVDGPSGWTDSGTGAIRDYHVYNAEKDLPPLEPDRPLVYGEFGGLKLHVEEHVVVEAGWGYAEAETPDAFAEAYEALMEVIGGLVERGLAGAIYTQTTDVEGELNGLLTYDRAVFKIPPQRLASTHRRILGR
- a CDS encoding alpha/beta hydrolase, encoding MIELRHGNRVFSALTEGEGPAVLCVHGFPDHFQSFRHQLPALAGAGYRAVAPMLRGYEPSSQGRRHVADFHPLRVAGDLVAWARELGAGEPIHLVGHDWGAVVTYLACALEPSLFRSATMIAVPPLNAVQEGIRRYPVQLRNSSYMLFFQLRGLADRVVQRRDFAFIEGLWRSWSPGWEWDPEDMAALKRSFREPGVVWSALAYYRAMLNPFLADSREVRRLGFLACGVPTLAITGEIDGCMDTRIFDCVDASAFPEGYRMERVQGAGHFVHQEKPDEVNRLMLEWIAKH
- a CDS encoding DUF1330 domain-containing protein, which gives rise to MPVYMVLEIVVKDPSMYARYVEQAPAVIESYGGRYLARGGHITSLEGGWRPERIVILEFPSIERLEAWNRSPEYRKLAQLRAEATDSRAFVVEGYEPS
- a CDS encoding methyltransferase domain-containing protein; translated protein: MSDSHASFSGSIPAVYDTCLGPLLFEFSAADMAGRVSNAIGHGRILEVACGTGIGTEFLRNALPGNVEIVATDLNPGMLEYAETHRGALPGVRYELADALSLPFEDQTFDGVVCQFGIMFFPDIAKGLSEMSRALRPGGFLGCNVWDSLEVNRVAGIAHETITRYFASEPPGFLEVPFGSCPLDSTLELFKAQGFERMQAHVVDATIERPSSEEVARGFVEGNPGILEIRERATASPEKIIQALAEELEQNFGPAPLRIPLREFVFTGNAPG
- a CDS encoding aspartate aminotransferase family protein, which translates into the protein MNLEDLDRAHLIHPITELRSHEEKGPKIVVGGKGIRIRLADGRSLIDGLSGLWNMNVGHGRTEIGDAVAKQMHEVAYYPGFWDYATEPAIRLAERLTKRMPAGSELDHFLFTSGGSDANETNFRIARLFHAVRGEPGRRKILSRAHSYHGITRAAGSATRLPAYHIFEEPDPLHIQVPAPYCFRCELGKELPGCEIACADAIEEAIEREGAETIAAIIAEPVMGTGGVIPPADDYFPRLREICDRHGVLLILDEVITGFGRTGNWFGMEPFNAKPDLVSFAKGITSGYLPLGAAGITSRVYETLRDESPKGLPFMVGLTYNNHAACCTAAHANLDILEREGLIENSAEVGGYLLGRLRDTMGTHPLVGEIRGIGMFTAIEWARPGTKEPAGETPMAFPAAIASRAMEKGLIMRALWECTALSPPLCTTREEIDEIIDILVASVDEVSP
- a CDS encoding FAD-dependent oxidoreductase; translation: MSEARFPYLEISPWVETPEDLQSPLSESLRCDVVVIGGGYTGLSTALALREQGASVAVLEQEFAGSGASGRNAGHLTPTIGKDIPTLLRLFGRERASRLVRFADDAVRFTEETIRKHGIDCDYAASGNIMAGVHPKHGPRLERAADTARELGAHVRYLPESEMNERGLPDVFCCGVLEECGGTFHPGRYVMGLRRAALAAGVRLYERSPLRELVHGAPLTAYSGDGEIVADHAVLATNAYTPSTGLKKRLVTPLRVSLFETAPLDPVQREALGWAGREGIYTSHETLESYHFTKAGTIVGGSKTIRYAWGRGLADGYQPAMFRTIEDAMRERFPQLGALPIRHFWGGWIGLNLDFLPALGTTGSHRNIHYGLGYAGHGVAQATLMGPLLAEQIAGRAHPAAEALLRREPPGLPEPLMWLGVKLLTGVFDLMDHRTDRQVRNARRA